DNA sequence from the Candidatus Methylomirabilota bacterium genome:
GCCCCCACCGCCGCGCCCGCGCGCACGATCATCGCGCGCCGAAGAGGCCGGTCGGACGCACGGCGAGGATCAGGGCCATCGGCGCGAAGATCGTGAACATCGCGAGCTCGGGGAAGCGCGCCTTGCCGAAGGTGTCGAGCAGGCCCACGAGGAGCGCGCCCACGAAGGCGCCCTTGAGGCTCCCGAGCCCGCCGATGATCACGACCACGAAGGCCAGGAGCAGGATCTCGAAGTCCGCGCCGGGGTACACACCGAGCATGGGCCCGCCGATGATGCCGCCCAGCGCGGCGAGCGCGGCGCCCAGGGCGAAGACCACCGTCGAGAGGACGGAGACGTTGATGCCAGTGGTGCGCGCGATCTCCGCGTCGTCGATGGCGGCACGGATCATGGCCCCCAGCCGGGTGTGCTCCTGGAGGAGCCACAGGGCCACGCCCACCGTGGCGCCCACGCCGATCACGAAGAGCCGGTAGGCAGGAAAGAAGAACGTCCCTACCTGCACCGCGCCCGAGAGGGCGTCCGGCCGCGGCAAGGTCTGCGGCGTCCCGCCCCAGTACCAGAGGCAGAGGTCGCCGAGGATCAGGAGCATGCCGAAGGTGAGCAGCGCCTGCGGCAGCTCCGCCCGTGGCACGCGGCGCAGGAGCACACGCTCCATGAAGACGCCCACCGCCGTCACCACCGCCACGCCCGCGAGCGCGGCGAGGAGCAGGCTCTCGGTCGCGCGCGCCACCGACAGCGCGGTGTAGGCGCCGAGCACATAGTAGGAGCCGTGGGCGAGGTTCAGGATGCGCATGAGCCCGTAGATCAGCGAGAGGCCGGCGGCGAGCAAGAATAGCAGCATGCCGAACGACACGCCGTTGAGGATCTGGATGACGTAGAAGCTCATGCGCCCGGCGACGTTCCGCGGGGGTCAGACGCGGGCGCGCCGGAGGCGGCGCCCGGCACTACTTGTTCCACCAGCCCCAGGTCGACTCCTGCGACACCGAGGGGATCCGGTCGACCACCGCGTTCACGATGCGGCTCCCCTGTTTCTCGGTGCGCGTGACCAGGATGGGCGCGATCACCTGCCGATAGGCGTCGAACTGCACACTGCCGCGCGGGAGCTTGAGCTTGGGCAGGGCCGTGCGCAAGGCTTCGCGCACGCGGTCGCGATTGGAGAGATCGCCCTTGAGGCTCTCGAGCGCCTCCGCGATCAGCATGGCGGTGTCCCACCCGCCCTCGCTGTAGCGGCTGGGCCACACCTTGTAGGCGGCCTCGTAGTCGCGCACAAACGCGCGGTTCTCCGGATTGTCGACCGCCGCGCTGTAACCGTGCATGGTGAGGATGCCGAGCGCGGCGTCGCCGATGGCGGGGAGGACGGTGTCATCGGTGAGCACGCCGTGCCCGGTGAGGGGCATGCGCGCGGCGAGGCCGTACTCCTTGTACTGTTTCACGAAGCGGATGGCGTCGGCGCCCGCGAACCAGGCGTACACCGCGTCGGCCTGGAGGGAGCCCGCCTGGGC
Encoded proteins:
- a CDS encoding branched-chain amino acid ABC transporter permease, with translation MSFYVIQILNGVSFGMLLFLLAAGLSLIYGLMRILNLAHGSYYVLGAYTALSVARATESLLLAALAGVAVVTAVGVFMERVLLRRVPRAELPQALLTFGMLLILGDLCLWYWGGTPQTLPRPDALSGAVQVGTFFFPAYRLFVIGVGATVGVALWLLQEHTRLGAMIRAAIDDAEIARTTGINVSVLSTVVFALGAALAALGGIIGGPMLGVYPGADFEILLLAFVVVIIGGLGSLKGAFVGALLVGLLDTFGKARFPELAMFTIFAPMALILAVRPTGLFGAR